Part of the Scrofimicrobium sp. R131 genome is shown below.
GAGGCCATGGCGCAGATCGAGATAAACCAGGAGGCGCTGCCGGGAATTGGGCTGCGCGATGACTTTGTGACCGAGCGGGGCCGCCGGGTCGGGGTGATCTCTCACCGCGACGGGCGCCGGGACCTGCTGGTCTACGCACGGGAAGACCCGGATTCGTGCTCCGAGACCCTGACCCTCAGTGCTGACGAGGCCGACGCCCTGGCCGAACTGCTGGGCACTCGGCGAGTGGTTGAGCGCCTGGCCAGCATTTCGGAGCAGGTTGAGAGCCTGCAGTCCGCTTCCGTCACCGTGGCCCAAGATTCAGTTCTGGTCGGAAAGACGCTGAACGAGGTTCGAGTACGGGCCCGGACCGGGGCCGCAATCGTAGCGGTTTGGCGTCACCAGCTCGTCACTGTTTCCCCTCCATCCGACTTCTCGATTCAGGCGGGTGACAAGTTCATCCTGATCGGAACGGCCGAGGCGCTCGGCGCGGCCGAGCATCTGTTCAATGGCGGGTGACCCGTGGACCTGGCCCGGACCCTGCTGGAGCTGGGGGGCATCATTTTGCTCCTCGGTCTCTTGGGGCGCCTGGCCGCACTGATCAACCTCTCCCCCATCCCCCTCTACCTGCTCGGCGGGCTGATGTTTGGCCGGGGAGGCTTTATCCCCCTCTCGGCCGGGGAAGAGTTCATTTCCATTGGAGCCCAGGTCGGGATCATCCTGCTGCTGCTTCTGTTGGGCCTGGAGTACTCGGCCGAAGAGCTGGTCTCCAATCTGCGAACCCACTACCCGGCGGGAATCCTCGACTTTGTCCTGAATGCTAGCCCGGGGGCGGCCGCCGCCTGGCTGCTGGGGTGGCCGCCAGCGGGCATCGTCGCCATGGCCGGCGTCACCTACGCCACCTCCTCTGGGATCGCGGCCAAACTCCTGTCCGACCTGGGCCGGGTGGGGAACCGGGAAACTCCGGTGGTCCTGTCGATGCTGGTGTTTGAGGACCTACTGATGGCGGTGTACCTGCCGGTGCTGACCGCCCTCCTGGCGGGAGCCGGCGTCATGGGCGGCCTGATTTCCGTCTTCGGTGCGATGACGGCAGTGGCGATCGTGATGGTGGTCGCGGTGCGATTCGGCCAGACCATCAATCGGCTGGTGTTCTCCGCAAACGACGAGTTGCTGCTGCTGGGAATCCTCGGGATCGTCCTGGTGGTAGCCGGGATTGCCGAGGAACTGCACGTCTCCACCGCGGTGGGGGCTTTCCTGGTGGGGATTGCCCTGTCTGAGAATGTGGCCGAAAGTGCCCGGGCGGTCCTAACGCCGCTGCGCGACCTGTTCTCAGCGGTCTTTTTCGTCTTCTTCGGACTGCAAACGAACGCCTGGGATATTCCGGCGGTGCTGCCGGTGGCCCTGACCCTCGGGGCGGTGACACTTACAACGAAGCTGGCGGTCGGCACATGGGCAGCGCGACGAGCGGGAGTTGGGCTGCCCGGTCAGATCCGAGCCGGAACGGTGATGATTCCCCGCGGCGAGTTCAGCATCGTGATTGCAGGGTTTGCAGCCACCGCCGGGGTGGCCGGGATCGGCCCCCTCGCCGCCACCTACGTGATGCTGATGGCCATCGTAGGCCCGGTACTGACCAGGGTGGCCGACCCGCTCACCCTCGGAATCCTGAGCCGCACCCAGGGGCGACGCCCCGGCTAGTCCCGGTGAGTGGGCGCCCCCGCCTCGGAAACCAGTTGGCCCACTCCCCAACCCAGATGCTGGCGCCGATAGACCTCGGCCCGCCGAATCAACTCGGCCACGTCGGCGGTCACCCCAAACACCTGCTCGGTTCGGGGCCGACAGGTTTGGCAGTAATCCTGGTCCACTTCGTGATGCACGCTCTGACAGCGGGCGCAGCGGGCCACCGGCACCCGGGCCAGCTCCGTCGGGCCCGCCCCCACCAACTCGGCCAACGACAGGGACCCGGGCGAACTCAGGGCACCGGCCGGGCAGAGGGTGAGGCAGTCGCCCTCCCCCTGGCAGGCACTCGGGTGGTGGTCCAAGCGCGCGGTTCCCTCGTCCACCGTCAGGGTCAGGGCTCCGTGCGGGCAGGACTGGACACAAACCCCGCAGGCCAGGCAACCATCGGCCGCCAGCCGCCACGCGGTCGAAGGTACCGGCACCGGGGTAAACTGGCCGGCTGCTCGCAGTTGGGCAAACGCCTGCAGTTCCCGGTCGTGCTCGCTTTGGTGCAGGTCCAGCGGCCCGGCCACACCCGTAACCGACAGGCCCAACACCAGTCGCCGCGGGAGCGGAATGCTGCCCAGGTAGAGGACCTCGGGGCGCCAGCTCCCCCACCGCCCCGACGGCTCCTGCCACCGGTGCACGCCGGTCAGGGCCTGGGCCAAGACCTGCCAGGAGCGGCCGGGGTCGGTCGGCGCATCCGAGCAGGTCTCGGCGACGGCCACCTCGTCCACGCCGCTGGCGCGTAGCTGGGCGGCCAACCCCAAGTAGCGGGCATCCACACAGGTGGGCACCTCTACCACCAGGGTCCCTTTCGGCACCCGCCTCACCTCACTAAACGGACAGGCCAACACCACCGCCCGCGGCGTGTCCGAAGCGTAGATCCACCGCAGGAGGGCCCGACTCGGGTCAGTCATGACAGCGCGGCTCCGGGATCAGATGCCGAGGCGGAACATCGACTCGTAGTGCAGGGAGCGGCCCATCAGCTCGGCCACGAGCGCCAGCACGAAGGCCAGGGTCACCACCACGGCCAGGGTCCGGGCCGAGCGCCGGGTAGCGGTGGCGGCAATCCGGAAGGCCAGGAAAGCCATCAGCACCGCCGACAGACCCAGCAGTGCCAGGCGGACCACGAAGAAGGCCCCGCTGAAAACCTCGGCTGCCTGGACCTCACCCAGCTGGGCCAGGTTGGTCAGGTGCAGCGCGTAGGAAATCAGGACGGCGATTCCCGCCGCAGCCGCGGTGAGGGACAGACCCTGAACCGCCCGCATGGTCAGCCGCCACTGCGGCTCGGTCGCCGGCTGGTTGATCTCTCGGATCCTCCCCCGGATCTGCCCGATCAGACCCGACCCGGCCGGGGCCGAGGTCGAACCCCGCTCAGCCAGCCGCTGACGCCAGGCATCGACGATCAGTAGCGCCGCGCAGATGGCCAGCGAACCCAGGATCAGGGCGGTGCCGAAGAACTGGAACGGGACCACCCAGGTGTTCCACGTGGGCACGGTCGGCAGCGAAGCGTAGATCATGGACATCGACCAGATCAGCCCCACCCCGAGCACCGCGGCCACGGACGCCACCACTTCACGCAGCCACCCCGGACCCCAGCCTAACCACTGCAGCAGTGCGAACAGGAAGCCGAACGCGGCGAACGACAGCCCGAAGATGATCTCACGTGAGAGCCAGGACGAATCCCAGTGCCGGAACACGTTGAGGGTGTGCATGATGTCGTTCATGTGGAACATCGACACCGCCAGTCCCGCCACCAGAATCGGGCCGATGGCCCAAAGGACCGGGGTGGTCACCTGGTCGATGGTCTTTTGCTTGAATCGGGCCCGGGCCGCCAGTTGGATCACGCCCAGCCCAATGAACGCGCCCACACACATTTGCGCGATGACCGTGAACAGGATCATCGGTAGTTCGTGAGTGTTCATTTACATCTCCTTCGGGTTCGCAATGGTGCCGGTGGCGCGATCCCAAGCTTGGGCGTCCCGGTGGGGGGTGATCACCAGATGCGGCTGCGTCGTCTTCGGGTCTGGCAGGGGGGCAATCCCGTTCTCGGTGCCGTACTTTTCGCGCAGTTCGTCAATTGGACCCCAGTCCAGTGCGCGCGAGGGACACGCCGCCACGCAGGCCGGATCCTGGCCCTCGGACCGGTAGTCGTAGCACAGGTCGCACTTGGACATGTGGCCGGTGGAGGCGTTGAACTGCGGGGCCGAGTAGGGGCAGGCCCATTCGCAGTACCGACAGCCCACGCACTTGGAGTCATCCACGTAGACGGTGCCGTCCTCGCGCTTGGTCATCGCGGTCGTCGGGCAGACCTGAACGCAGATTGGGTTCTCACAGTGGTTGCATGAGATCGAGGTGTAGTAGGTGAACACCTGCGGCACCACCGTGTGGTTGTGGTCGTCGCGCTGCCAGGTGCCCCCGGAGTACTCGACAATTCGGCGGAAGTTCACCCCGATCGGCAGGTCGAACTTGTCGTTGCACGCCACCTGACAGGCCGCACAGCCGGTGCACGCCGACTGGTCGAAATGGAAGCCGTAGTTGGCTCCCGCTTGAGTCTTTGAGTCAGCCATTTATCTCTCCCGTCAGGCTTTCTTCACTTGCGCGATGGACGTGTGGACCGCGTTGCCCTTAGCCAGGGGCGAGGGGTGGAGCGAGGTCAGCGAGTTGACCGAGCCGGCCACATCCACCGGCTTCTCCGGGTTGGCTTCCGCGGGTGGTTTCACCTCGTTGGCCGGGCGCGGGTCGTACCAGGCGCCCTGGGGCACCGAGATGACCCCGGGCATGATCCGCTCGGTCACGCGGGCGGGCAGACGCAGGGTACCGCGGTCGTTGAACACGAAGACGGTGTCGCCGTTCTTAATTCCGCGCTCGGCCGCGTCCTGCGTGTTGATCCACACGGTTTGCGGGTGGGCCTGTTTGAGCCAGTCCACGTTGCCGTAGGTGGAGTGGGTACGACCCTTGAAGTGGTGCCCAATCACCTGCAGCGGGTACTCCTTCGAGGTGCGTGCCTCCAGCGCTCCCTCCCAGGTGGGGGTGAACTCGGGCAGTGGCACCAGCCGGTCGCCCTCCAGTTCGGGCCGGAACACGCCAAACTGCCACTTTTTGGCCATCTGGGCGAGGCGGTCAGAGTAAATCTCGATCTTGCCCGACGGGGTGGACAGCGGGTTAGCTTCGGGATCGGCCCGGAACTCCTGCAGGGCGATCGCCGACCCCAGGTTCTTCCGGAACAGGCCCATCTTCTTCCACTCGTCGTAGGTGGGTAGGTCCGGGTCGTTGGCGCGGGTGGCCTCGATCGTCTCCCGCAGCCAATCCTCGCGACTCTTCCCCTCGGTGAAGGCCGCCTCGGTCCCCAGCAACTTGGACATCTCGGTGCAGATATCAAACACCGACTTGCACTCGTAGAGAGGTTCGATCGCCTGGGAAGAGACGATCCCGTAAGCCATCGGGGTTGCGTTCTCACCGGGGTGAATGTCGAACTCTTCCGCGGTGGAAGTGCCGGGCAGAATGTAATCGGAGTAGCGGGCAGAAACCGTGTACTGAATGTCGCAGGTGACGATCAACTCGCACTTGGAATCGTCCTGCAGGATCTCGGTGGACAGGTTGTTGTCCCCGGTCTGGTTCACGATGGAGTTGCCCCCGTACTGCCACACCATCTTGATCGGCACGTCCAACTTCACGTTGGTCGGATTGCCGTTGTCGTCGACCGGCACCTTGTTGGCACGCACCCCCGGAGCCACCTTTTCGCACACCCCCGCGTTGAAGGTGTCCATCTCGGGCCCGTGGTCAATCGCGTCCAGCCAGGAGAACACCGAGATGATCTTCATCGACGGGTTCATCGTGCCGGTGTTGAACGGTTTGCTGAACGGGAGCCCAACCGAGCCCTCGCGGGCACCGGTTCCACCCCCAACCAGGCCAATGTTGCCGGTGGCGGCGGCCAGCAGGAAGATGGCCCGGGCCGCGTTCTCACCGTTGGCGTGGCGTTGAGGACCCCAGCCCTGGGTGATCGCGCACGGTTTCGCGTGGGCGATTTCCCGAGCCAACTGCCGGATCCGCTGGGCGGGGACCCCGGTGATTGAGGCGGCCCACTCGGGGGTCTTCTCGGTCTGGTCCGGCCCCTTCCCCTCCAGGTACGAGCGGTAGGAGGCGTGCTTAGGCGCCCCCTCGGGCAGGGTCTCTTCGTCAAAGCCAACGCAGTACTTGTCCAGGAACTCCTGATCGTGCAGGTTCTCCTTGACCATCGTGTGCAACATCCCCGCCACCAGAGCGGCGTCCGTTCCCGGCCGCAGCGCTACCCAGTCGTCCGCCACTACGGCGGCCGTGTCCGAGTACCGCGGGTCAATCACAATGGTGCGCACCCCGGACTGCTTCTTGGCGGTGGTGGTGATAAAGGTCTGACCACCCCCCGACATTCTGGTTTCCAGGGGGTTGTTGCCAAACATGACCTGCAGCTGCGAGTTGGCCGCGTCGTCCAGCGAGTTGGAGTTGACCCAGTCCCCGTAGAAGTACGGGTAGGCCTGGGTAATCTCGGTGGTGGAGTAATCCGAGTAGTGGTCCAGGTATCCGCCCCAGGTGTTCAGCAGGCGGGCAAACGGGGTCGCATCCGGCGGCCACGAACAGGCCAGCGTCGAGCCAAGTGTCCCGGTGCCGTAGTTGATGTAGAACGCCTCGTTGCCGTACTGCTGTTTAATCTCCTTCATCTTGTCGGTGATCTCCTGCAGGGCCTGCTCCCAGGAAATTTCTTCCCACTGCTCCTCGCCCCGCTTGGTGCCGGCCACCCGTTTGAGCGGAGTTTTCAGCCGATCCGGGTTGTAAATGCGGTGTCGAATAGAGCGACCGCGGACACAGGCCCGCACCTGCTGGCTGCCCAGTTCGTTGGTGCCGGTATCGTCGGGCAGCACCCGAACCACGGTGCCGTCTTTGACTTCCAGCCGAAGCGGGCAGCGTGACCCGCAGTTCACCGTGCAGGCGGACCAAACCACCTGCGAGGCCCCGTCCGAACCTGCTTCTTCCGCGTGAGCTCGGCTGCGGGGCATCCCCAAGTCCACGGTCGTCACCAGCGCGGCGGCCCCGCCGACGGCTCCCGACCATTTCAAGAACGTCCGCCTCGATGGCCCGCCCAGGCGGGTCTGTTCATTGGACATGCTGCACGTGCCCCTCTCTGCTCCAATTGCTCGACAGCTGTCGATGAGCTCAGCTAAGCAACAGATGTAGGTGACTAACGGGGACCTTGGTCCACGCCCCAAACCTTCGTTGACCTGCGGCGCTTTCCTCCGGATGGTTGTGCGAAGACACACCTGCACCTATCTCGCCGACGCGTCCGTTTTCGGCAGATTAGGTGATGATGCACTACATTTATTCGAATGAAGGAGGATAAGCGTCGCCCGGAGGATGATCCGCGGTATCAGCGCGTTCGACGAAGCTTGCACGATGCCGTGCTGCGCTTGAGCGCCAAGAAGCCGGTGGACGAAGTCTCCGTCGCTGAGCTGACCAATCTGGCCGGGGTCCACCGCACCAGCTTTTACGCCCACGCCAGTTCGCCCTCAGATCTCCTGGTGGCCGCCCTCGTCGCCGAGATGGAGCCGGGCTTACGGATGCTTCACTCCACACTGCAGCTCGAAGAAACCGACTATTCCGAGTACTGGCAGAACGTCTACACCCACGTTCTGTCCCACGTGCGCGAGCGCGAGGGAACCTACCGCCAAATCGTCACCGCCAACTCGGCGGTGCTGGTGGGCCTCTACAACTACTTTGCCGACCACGTCAGCGCGTCCCTCGCGGTGATGATGAGCTCGTGGAAGAACACCGACTTCACCCCGCTGTGGCTGGAGATGGCTCGCCAGCAGCAAGCTCACAACCTGATGGCGGTAATCATGGCGTGGGTGGCCACAGATCTGCGGGCCCCCATTCCGCGAGTGGTCGAAGCCTACTGGACCCTGGCTCCGCCCTGGCAGCTGGCCAAAAAGGGCACTGACGGGATGGTTGAGATGTACCGGCGCGCCACTGACGGCTCGACGCCGGCCTCCGTGGCGCTAGCTGGCCGCCGGCAGATCCTCGAGAGCGGCAGTAAATGAGTCCAGCGTGCCGATCGTCAGTTGGCACACCCCGCGCATGAACTCGGTTTCCGCGGCCTCGGTTGCTTCGGCCAGCATGTCCGGTCCCCACTGGTTGAGGTGCTCGGCCAGAAACTCGCGCGCCAGGTTCAGGTAGGTGAGCGCCTGCTGATCCTGGCCGGCATCGAGGGCGTCGAGCGCCCGCAGCAGGCACTGGGCCAGAAAGTCGACTTCAACCCCGATGTGGTCGTCGGGCTCCCGGTTCAACCGGGGCACCTGCAGCGAAAGCTGCCGGTAGGCTTCGCGCACCAGCAGGGTCTGCTGGTCAAACACCAGCCCGTCCCGGTCGCGGTGGACCGACTCGTACGGGGCTACCCGAGCCACCGCGCTGACGCCGTAGAGCCGGTTCAGGTCGCCCCGGATTTGATAGGCGGATTCGGCTTCGGCAAAAGACGTACGCAGGTGGGCCAGACCGGCTGACGAGGCCTCACCTACCGGGACCGGCCATTCCTCCAGCAACTCCCCGAAGGCACTCAACGTGTTCTCGTCAGGCGCCTGGCGGTGAAACCGGCCCAGGGTGGCCAGCGCCGCGGCATAGTCATCAAGTTCGTCAGCTGTAAGCATGAAACAAAATTGTAGGTCAAGTACGGACAATTGGGCGGATCTTGTCCACCCCGGTAGCAACGCGGTACTTTGAGGTGGTTACTCACCGACGAGAGGAGACCCGCGTGGCACCCAAGAAAGATGATCCGCAAGAAATGGAAAAGATGCGCCAGTGGCTCGGCGCCGCCGCGACCGAACTGGACCTGGACCAGAAAACCATTGCCGAGGTGGAACAACCGCTGCTGGGTCTGATCGGCACGGTCGCTCACGGCCCCTCGCGGCCGGGGGCACCACTCTCAGCCTATTTGGTCGGGGTCGCCGTTGGGCGGGGAGCCGACCCTGAGCAGGCGATTTCCCAGCTCACCCAACTGGCCGAGAGCTATCCTTCGACCGGTCGGTAGCGGTAGTCTGTCGGCGAACCTAGTTGAGATGAGGGGAGGGCCAGATGTTCGGGATCAACGGAGCCGAACTGCTGGTCCTCCTCTTTGTCTTCCTGATTATTTTGGGCCCGAAAGGCATCCAGGACGCCCTCCGCGGGTTCAAACGCCTGGTGGCCTGGGCCCGCTCTATCAGCGCCAAGCTCCGCGAGGAATCCAACCTGGACCTGCAGTCCACCGGCCTCACTGAACTCAACCTGTCAGACTTTGACTTAAGCCAATACGATCCGCGCGAAATTATCCGCCAGGCGGTCCGCGAGGAGATGGACGCCTGGATCGAGCAGGCCAAGCACGGGGCCTCTCCCACCGGCAATAACCCCAGGTCGAACCCCGGGTCAGCTACGATACAAGTGCATCGCGAGGACAACCCCTCGACCGGATCGGCCCCGGCGCCGACCGACTAACCAGGCTGTAAAGGACGCAATCAGCTATGAGACCAAGTCACTGGATCATCGTCATCCTGGTGGTGATCATCATTTTCGGTGCCGCGAAGCTTCCGGACATCGCGCGCTCGATCGGCCAGTCCGCCAAAATCCTGAAGAAGGAAATGCGCGAGCTGCAAGAGGAGCCCCCCGCCCCGCAGACATACGACCCCAATGCGGTTCCGCCCCAGCCCCCCACGTACAACCCGAACGTGCCCCAGGCTGGTGCCTACGATCCCAACGCCGGACCTGCCGCCCCGGGGTCAGCCCCACCCGGCCAGGTTCCGCCCGCCGGTCCGCCGGCTCCTGATCAACCGCAAGGGACGTGAAAGAGCGCACCCGGCGCCCCCCAAACCCTGAGAAGCGAATGACGGTGCTTGCGCACCTGAAAGAACTGCGCAAGCGCCTGCTTCTCATTCTGCTTGGCCTCCTGGTGGGAACCATCGTGGGCTGGTTCTTCACCATGCCGGTGTTGGAGTACATTCAGCGTCCACTGCTCCAGCTCACCGATGCCAACCCTCGCCTGAACTTCCAGACCATTGGCGGCGCCTTCGACCTGCGACTCCGGGTTGCATTTTGGACCGGCGCCATCCTGTCCAGCCCCTGGTGGATCCTGCAGATCGGACTGTTCGTCTGGCCGGGGCTGCGCCGGAAGGAACGCCTCCACGCCCTCGGCTTTGGGGTGGCTGGCGTGATCCTGTTCGGGGCCGGCGTGGTGGCCGGAATCAAAGTGGTGCCCCAGGCGATCGACATTCTGGTCTCGTTCCTGCCCGGCGGCGCCGAAATGCTGCTCCGAGCCGACTCGTACCTCAGCTTCTATATGACGCTGGTGTTCGCGTTCGGGTTCTCTTTCCTGCTGCCAGAGATCCTGGTCGCCCTGAACTTTGCCGGGATCCTGCCGGCGAAAGCCATGCTGAAGGCGTGGCGTTGGGCGGTCCTGGTGGCCTTTGTGATTGCAGCCATCATCAACCCCATTCCGAACCCAATCCCCATGATCATCCAGGCCTTCGGTCTGATTGCGCTGTACTTGGTGGCGGTGGGGATTTCCTGGTGGCGCGAGCGGATCATCCGCAAGCGCCGGTCCGACCCCACTTCCACCCCGGAAGTGGCTGGGTGAGCAACCCCTCAGTTCCGACCCTACGCTACCGTAACCTTGAGAGTAGACTCTTAGTTTCGGATCGCCGCTGAGCTGGACAGTTCTGCTTGACGGCATCCGCGCCGCCCTCGGTTGGCGACGGGACTTAAGAGGTGTCGACAAGGAGTTCTCATGCGTGGCCCCAAACTCACCGGAAATGCGTTTGCCAATATTCTGGTCATTCTCGCCATCGCCTTCATTCCGCTGATGTACGGTGGCCTGCTGTCTTCGGCCTACCAGAGCCCAATTGAGCACCTGGACCACCTCCGCGCCGCAGTGGTGAATGAGGACCAGCCTGCCACCGCCAACCTGATCTCTGGCCAACGCCAGACTCTGGACGTTGGCGAAATGCTGGTCGACACCCTGACCGACCCGGCCCCCGGCCAAGACGTGGGCTTCACCTGGGAGGAGTTGGGTCGCGCCGATGCCGAGGCGCAGCTGGCAGACGGCACCCTGGCCGCCATCCTCTACGTCCCCCGCTCCCTGTCCGCCGACGTGATCCAAATTGGCACCTCGGCCGCCCCAAACGCCCGCCCAGCCCAATTAGAACTAGTCACAGACGACGGGGTCAACTACCTGACCGGGACGATGGCTCGCACGGTCGCAACCGCGTTGGAAGATGAAATCCGGGCCACCGCTTCCAAGACCTACGTCGACGCAATCCTGGGGTCCTTCGGCACGATTCGCCAGGGAATGGTCAGCGCCGCCGACGGGGCCGACCAGCTCAACACGGGGGCCGACCAGTTGGATCGGGGGCTGGGTGAGCTGAACAGCAAGATCCCGAGCCTGTCCGACGGCGCCTCGCAGCTTTCCAGTGGGGCCGAACAGTTGGCTGGCGGAGCCAACTCGCTCAACTCGGGCCTGGATGCCTACACCGCCGGCGTGGATCAGGCAGCCGCCGGCGCAAACACCCTGCGGGGGAAGACCGGACAGCTGCAGAGCGGAATTGAGCAGCTCCGAGCCGGAAGCGCACAGGTGGCAGCCGGCAACAAGAAGCTGGACGATGGGTTCCACCAGATCAGCGATCCGGTGTCTGAGTTGGCTCCGCTCCCCGACGAACTGCTGAAGCTGGTCCAGGACACCGCCGCCAACTTGGACGAGCTGTCCGCCCAATGCCAGCAGGACTACCCGGGCTCTGACCTGTGCCTCTTCCTGGAAGATTTGCAGTCACACCAGGGT
Proteins encoded:
- a CDS encoding cation:proton antiporter regulatory subunit, which produces MAQIEINQEALPGIGLRDDFVTERGRRVGVISHRDGRRDLLVYAREDPDSCSETLTLSADEADALAELLGTRRVVERLASISEQVESLQSASVTVAQDSVLVGKTLNEVRVRARTGAAIVAVWRHQLVTVSPPSDFSIQAGDKFILIGTAEALGAAEHLFNGG
- a CDS encoding cation:proton antiporter, with the translated sequence MDLARTLLELGGIILLLGLLGRLAALINLSPIPLYLLGGLMFGRGGFIPLSAGEEFISIGAQVGIILLLLLLGLEYSAEELVSNLRTHYPAGILDFVLNASPGAAAAWLLGWPPAGIVAMAGVTYATSSGIAAKLLSDLGRVGNRETPVVLSMLVFEDLLMAVYLPVLTALLAGAGVMGGLISVFGAMTAVAIVMVVAVRFGQTINRLVFSANDELLLLGILGIVLVVAGIAEELHVSTAVGAFLVGIALSENVAESARAVLTPLRDLFSAVFFVFFGLQTNAWDIPAVLPVALTLGAVTLTTKLAVGTWAARRAGVGLPGQIRAGTVMIPRGEFSIVIAGFAATAGVAGIGPLAATYVMLMAIVGPVLTRVADPLTLGILSRTQGRRPG
- a CDS encoding 4Fe-4S dicluster domain-containing protein; its protein translation is MTDPSRALLRWIYASDTPRAVVLACPFSEVRRVPKGTLVVEVPTCVDARYLGLAAQLRASGVDEVAVAETCSDAPTDPGRSWQVLAQALTGVHRWQEPSGRWGSWRPEVLYLGSIPLPRRLVLGLSVTGVAGPLDLHQSEHDRELQAFAQLRAAGQFTPVPVPSTAWRLAADGCLACGVCVQSCPHGALTLTVDEGTARLDHHPSACQGEGDCLTLCPAGALSSPGSLSLAELVGAGPTELARVPVARCARCQSVHHEVDQDYCQTCRPRTEQVFGVTADVAELIRRAEVYRRQHLGWGVGQLVSEAGAPTHRD
- a CDS encoding dimethyl sulfoxide reductase anchor subunit family protein, giving the protein MNTHELPMILFTVIAQMCVGAFIGLGVIQLAARARFKQKTIDQVTTPVLWAIGPILVAGLAVSMFHMNDIMHTLNVFRHWDSSWLSREIIFGLSFAAFGFLFALLQWLGWGPGWLREVVASVAAVLGVGLIWSMSMIYASLPTVPTWNTWVVPFQFFGTALILGSLAICAALLIVDAWRQRLAERGSTSAPAGSGLIGQIRGRIREINQPATEPQWRLTMRAVQGLSLTAAAAGIAVLISYALHLTNLAQLGEVQAAEVFSGAFFVVRLALLGLSAVLMAFLAFRIAATATRRSARTLAVVVTLAFVLALVAELMGRSLHYESMFRLGI
- a CDS encoding DMSO/selenate family reductase complex B subunit; the protein is MADSKTQAGANYGFHFDQSACTGCAACQVACNDKFDLPIGVNFRRIVEYSGGTWQRDDHNHTVVPQVFTYYTSISCNHCENPICVQVCPTTAMTKREDGTVYVDDSKCVGCRYCEWACPYSAPQFNASTGHMSKCDLCYDYRSEGQDPACVAACPSRALDWGPIDELREKYGTENGIAPLPDPKTTQPHLVITPHRDAQAWDRATGTIANPKEM
- a CDS encoding DMSO/selenate family reductase complex A subunit produces the protein MSNEQTRLGGPSRRTFLKWSGAVGGAAALVTTVDLGMPRSRAHAEEAGSDGASQVVWSACTVNCGSRCPLRLEVKDGTVVRVLPDDTGTNELGSQQVRACVRGRSIRHRIYNPDRLKTPLKRVAGTKRGEEQWEEISWEQALQEITDKMKEIKQQYGNEAFYINYGTGTLGSTLACSWPPDATPFARLLNTWGGYLDHYSDYSTTEITQAYPYFYGDWVNSNSLDDAANSQLQVMFGNNPLETRMSGGGQTFITTTAKKQSGVRTIVIDPRYSDTAAVVADDWVALRPGTDAALVAGMLHTMVKENLHDQEFLDKYCVGFDEETLPEGAPKHASYRSYLEGKGPDQTEKTPEWAASITGVPAQRIRQLAREIAHAKPCAITQGWGPQRHANGENAARAIFLLAAATGNIGLVGGGTGAREGSVGLPFSKPFNTGTMNPSMKIISVFSWLDAIDHGPEMDTFNAGVCEKVAPGVRANKVPVDDNGNPTNVKLDVPIKMVWQYGGNSIVNQTGDNNLSTEILQDDSKCELIVTCDIQYTVSARYSDYILPGTSTAEEFDIHPGENATPMAYGIVSSQAIEPLYECKSVFDICTEMSKLLGTEAAFTEGKSREDWLRETIEATRANDPDLPTYDEWKKMGLFRKNLGSAIALQEFRADPEANPLSTPSGKIEIYSDRLAQMAKKWQFGVFRPELEGDRLVPLPEFTPTWEGALEARTSKEYPLQVIGHHFKGRTHSTYGNVDWLKQAHPQTVWINTQDAAERGIKNGDTVFVFNDRGTLRLPARVTERIMPGVISVPQGAWYDPRPANEVKPPAEANPEKPVDVAGSVNSLTSLHPSPLAKGNAVHTSIAQVKKA
- a CDS encoding TetR/AcrR family transcriptional regulator, translating into MKEDKRRPEDDPRYQRVRRSLHDAVLRLSAKKPVDEVSVAELTNLAGVHRTSFYAHASSPSDLLVAALVAEMEPGLRMLHSTLQLEETDYSEYWQNVYTHVLSHVREREGTYRQIVTANSAVLVGLYNYFADHVSASLAVMMSSWKNTDFTPLWLEMARQQQAHNLMAVIMAWVATDLRAPIPRVVEAYWTLAPPWQLAKKGTDGMVEMYRRATDGSTPASVALAGRRQILESGSK
- a CDS encoding molecular chaperone TorD family protein, which encodes MLTADELDDYAAALATLGRFHRQAPDENTLSAFGELLEEWPVPVGEASSAGLAHLRTSFAEAESAYQIRGDLNRLYGVSAVARVAPYESVHRDRDGLVFDQQTLLVREAYRQLSLQVPRLNREPDDHIGVEVDFLAQCLLRALDALDAGQDQQALTYLNLAREFLAEHLNQWGPDMLAEATEAAETEFMRGVCQLTIGTLDSFTAALEDLPAAS
- a CDS encoding DUF6457 domain-containing protein, whose translation is MAPKKDDPQEMEKMRQWLGAAATELDLDQKTIAEVEQPLLGLIGTVAHGPSRPGAPLSAYLVGVAVGRGADPEQAISQLTQLAESYPSTGR
- a CDS encoding translocase, with translation MFGINGAELLVLLFVFLIILGPKGIQDALRGFKRLVAWARSISAKLREESNLDLQSTGLTELNLSDFDLSQYDPREIIRQAVREEMDAWIEQAKHGASPTGNNPRSNPGSATIQVHREDNPSTGSAPAPTD
- the tatA gene encoding Sec-independent protein translocase subunit TatA; the encoded protein is MRPSHWIIVILVVIIIFGAAKLPDIARSIGQSAKILKKEMRELQEEPPAPQTYDPNAVPPQPPTYNPNVPQAGAYDPNAGPAAPGSAPPGQVPPAGPPAPDQPQGT
- the tatC gene encoding twin-arginine translocase subunit TatC is translated as MTVLAHLKELRKRLLLILLGLLVGTIVGWFFTMPVLEYIQRPLLQLTDANPRLNFQTIGGAFDLRLRVAFWTGAILSSPWWILQIGLFVWPGLRRKERLHALGFGVAGVILFGAGVVAGIKVVPQAIDILVSFLPGGAEMLLRADSYLSFYMTLVFAFGFSFLLPEILVALNFAGILPAKAMLKAWRWAVLVAFVIAAIINPIPNPIPMIIQAFGLIALYLVAVGISWWRERIIRKRRSDPTSTPEVAG